DNA sequence from the Neomonachus schauinslandi unplaced genomic scaffold, ASM220157v2 HiC_scaffold_1228, whole genome shotgun sequence genome:
CTTCGTGCAAGATGGAGATTAAGCCttaggggaaagggagaagtgcCCAGGGAAATACCCCGCCTTCCCCCTGGGGCCGCTGTGGAcgcacagcccccctcccctggaAGACAGCCGGGGCCCCCGGGCCAGCCCGAGAGCTAGCAGTCCAGTCCTCTAGGAACTGGAAggtaggtggggagggggtgggagagctGGAGCCCCCAGCAAGGTCTCAGGTGGGCGGCCTGACCCCATGTCCGGGCCCTGGGTGGGCCCCAGAAGGCACAGCTAGAGAGGTCTGCAGAGCAAGGGCGCcctggccaccagggggcagcaccAGTGCACCTGCAGAAGGCGGTGTCCCTGGGCAGCCGGGGGCACAGGGCACTCACCGGGGCGCTGCTGGACGGGGCTGTGGCCAGTCAGGTCATGCACGGTGCAGCTGTCGGTCTCCCAGTCAGACCCCGTGGTTGTGGGCAGCATGCACTGCGGAGACGAGCCGAGACCCCGTGAGCCAAGCCCTCGGGCGGGCAGGCTCCAGCGCCACAGCTCAGCCCCCGCTCCTCACCtgggcagccccctcctccttGGTGGCTGCAgccctggcctggccctggggCCACTGGTCCACCTGGGTCAGCTCCACCTCCTGCTCCTCGTCGTTCCCGGCCGCCGCCTTCCTCTGCAGAGACCAGGGCGGAGCTCAGCGCCCACCCCCAACGAGGTGCGCAGGGGTGGGAGGCCATCAGAGGCCACTGGCCCGGGCCTCACCTGGTCCAAGGGCTGGTGCGTGCGGAGCTTGAGGAGTGAGGTCACGGTGTAGTAGAGAAGCAGCAGGACTCCGGGGCTCACGTAGACGGGCCAGTCGTGGCTCGTATCGAGGACCAGCACGTTGGGGCGGGAGCAGTTGCTCTGGGCCACCAAGGCCTTGAAACCGAACACCCTGCCCAGAGAAGGTGAGCCACTGACCGCTGGTCGAGGATGAGCCGGGGACCAGGCAGCCAGGGCCTGGCGAGGGGGAGGGACACGGCCTCTGCAGAGGAGCCTCACCTGGCCCAGATGCTGGACGGCGGGAGCATGGCCTGGGCGAAGGGGGTCTGGTAGCAGTAGATGCAGATGAGGTGGCCGGCGTCGAAGCAGCCCACCATGATGCAGAGTGTGCTGAAGCCCAGGGGGCTGATGGGAAAGTGGCACGCCCACCACGTGCAGGTGGCCAGGAAGATCAGGAAGTAGACGCTGGAGAAGGCGGAGGGGTGGGCGATGCCTGCAGGACGGGGCAGAGGCAGCAGGGTCACGCCTGGCCGGGCCACGAGACCACGGTCTCAGTGGCCAGTGGGGAGCTCAGCGGGCTGCTGAGACCCTCCCAACGTGGCAGTCGGGgctggggtccctgctccttgCCCACTGGGTACCTGCCAGTGCGAGCAGCACGATGGCCAGGGTCCGCCCCGCGGCCACCAGCAGCCAGTGCGCTGTGATCTGGAACCGGGTGGCCAGCCGCGACCTCCGCGTGGGGGCCAGCACAGGGGCTCCCTGAGGCCCCGCTGGGGAGCCGGAGCCCACTTCCCTGTCATCATCGTCCTGCCAAGGTCAtaaggaggggcagaggtcagGGGCATGGCATTCGGGCCACTCGGGGAGGGAGGGGACGGGCTGCTGGCCGAGCGTGGACCCAGAGGTCTGCCCACCAGGCCTTCCCGGAGACCGCCTGGCTCAATTTTGGGACACGCTGCCGCCAGGCCTGGTACGCGTGACAACCGACCCCTGCAGGCCGGCCTCAGACCGTTCCAGAACCCTACAAGTGCCTCTTTTTTATCTCCTTCTCTAGACTGGGGGCCCCCAAAGGCCGGGCAGCCCCCACAGATTCCGGCACGCATCCTCGAAACCCCTGGCTCCTGAGAGGCCCCGCGTGGGGATTTTTAGGAAAAAGGTAGCGGTGTGCACACGGTGTCCCCGCGCGCCAGTTTGGTGAGCTCTGTCCGGCCCCTACCCCTCGGTCCCAGGGCCGAAGCAGCGCTTTCCTCTTACGTAGAGGAAGAGGGGTGCACAGGAGACCCCGAGTCCACCCAGAGTGACCCTGCCTCCTTTCTGCCGCCTGTAGGGCACCTGGACAGCAAGGGGCGGGGCCTGCAGGCCTCACAGCGGTcagggcctccctccctggccctccttCAAGGTTTCCCAGAATGAAGCTGTTTCTTCGGcgcccagccccttcccccaccacgtTCCCACCTGCGAAATGGGCGCATTCCCCGAGGGTGGCACTCAGCGTCCAGGCTAAGCACACAGGAGCCAGGCGACCTGCTCCCATCCCAGCTCCCGCCTCCCAGCTGAGCAGCCTCCTGCAAGTCACCTGACCTCTCCGTTTCCCCTCTGTCCTGCCCTCccagagcctgggggtggggaggccacgGGGAGGAGCCCTTGAGCAGAGCccggagggaggggaaggggcaggagccAAGCCTGAGCTCACCCCCGCCCACCACTGGCCTCGGCCCTGGGAACGCGTCGGAGCGCCTATGGAAAGTCCGCGTCTGCGGGAAGAGCAGAGGCAGCTGCCGGGGCGGGCAGACAGGTGCTCGGCCGCCTGCAGCATCCAGCTGGCCAGTCCCGGCTCCAGCCCCGGCTCAGCAGGGCCCTGGGGCCGCCACAGGGGCCTTGGCAGgagcctcctctctccttccctccctgtcccccctgCGGCCCGCGGGTCCCCTGAGAGCATGCATGTCCCTGCATGTGACGTGAGTCAGGATGCGTGTGCACGACTGCGTGTGTACACCGTCCCGTGGATGGTGTCGTGTGTACGTGCACATAGGCCTGGGCTTGGAAACTCGCACCCGTGAGGGGCCCCCCACCTCGCTCCAAGGTCGTCTACACCAGCCGCCCCGGGTCAGCGCAGACTCTCAGCCACTGAGGACACGGAGACGGGGTGACCCATCCCAGTTGTGGGGCAGACCCGGTTCCAGACAGCCCTGGACTGTGAGAGGGCCGGGCCGGGAGCAgtgctaccccccccccccccccgccccaccccgtcCTACCCTGGGTTTCAGGATCGAGTCCAGCCCTTGCATGGCAGAGCTGTTCCAGGAGGCCTGGCTCCGCTAACAAGGAATCCAGAGGCAGCCCTGGCCCCCCCAGGGGCCCACACGCCCGCCCGGGGGACGGCGCCCCGAGGGCCGGCAGCAGGGTGGTCCCAAGCCCCCCAAGGGCCTGGAACCGCAACCTGAGCTCTAGGCTCCCGTCTCCGCTCTGAAAGCGGGGTGCCAGCCTTGTCCggtgggctggggacagggacGGGAGGACAGCAGGCGTGGTCAGGGGCAGCCTGAGTTGCCCCCAGCCTGGAGGGGGCTCCCTGACAGCCAGCAGGTCACTCCCTGCAGGGCTGATTCCCTActgccctggggcctgggaggtTTCTGAAGGCACAGACATGACCTGGAGCCCCACAAGTGCCCCCAAGATGGAGCCCTGCTAGGACCAGGTCTGAAAGGCAGTATTGCTCGGGGCGCCCCGCATCCCAGGGAGGGGGCAC
Encoded proteins:
- the LOC110577580 gene encoding piezo-type mechanosensitive ion channel component 1-like, producing CLSRFNALSLVYLLFLLLLPWFPGPCRHGIPGHTGRLLQALLAFSLLFLAAHLAFQICLHTVPRLDQLLGPSCSPWEILSRHVGITRLDLKDIPNAIRLVAPDLGVLVVSSVCLGLCGRLARDAQPSQRAQELDDDDREVGSGSPAGPQGAPVLAPTRRSRLATRFQITAHWLLVAAGRTLAIVLLALAGIAHPSAFSSVYFLIFLATCTWWACHFPISPLGFSTLCIMVGCFDAGHLICIYCYQTPFAQAMLPPSSIWARVFGFKALVAQSNCSRPNVLVLDTSHDWPVYVSPGVLLLLYYTVTSLLKLRTHQPLDQRKAAAGNDEEQEVELTQVDQWPQGQARAAATKEEGAAQCMLPTTTGSDWETDSCTVHDLTGHSPVQQRPVHPGLAEPREPSALHSLGHLIMDQSYVCALVAMMVRGSRPGQPSRWALHAAPLGTFWEADGGLRLAEPGACGQKRGCVLLGHKLHSKCVCVHACVRLCTWSGWVPM